GCTGCAGGGGTTTCCCGAACATGGCGCTCTGTTTGTTTGAGCATCAGTAGAAGGACTCAGCTTCCTTGCCTGATGCTTTCCGAAACACCTTCCACAGACATGCGACATTTCTTCAGTCTCTGCGACAACAATCGTTATCAATTACAATTATCTGAAGTCCAAGGAAAACGCTGTTGGGGATCTCCACATGGTTGGGTTGTAACCTTGGGTCCTGATTATGAAACCCACCTTCTGCACCTTGTTAAAAGAGTACAAATTCCTCTTCCACCACTAAACACAATTCGAACTCTGGCTGCTACAGAAGAGTGGTTTTGCCTTGTACACAAATTCATTCTTTTAAATGACTCTTCCCAGGACTCATCGTTACTTGTCATTGCAATTTTCGGCCCTGTGAATCGCTTAGCTTTTGCTAGGGTGGCTTTCGACAGAGGAGGAGAAGAAGTGGCTTTGAATAGAAGGGGACAGGGTCAGTGGGCTATTGTTACCAATCCAGACATTTTGAAATTCAATGATGTTGCATGCTTTAATGATCAATTGTATGGACTTTGTGACAACGGCAAACTGGTGTGCCTTGAGCTTGATGCTCCTCTGGCAGCTGAGATACAAGTTATTGCTCCCCAACCAAGCGAAGAAGAAGTAGGCATGCCCCAAAAACTGTATTTGATGAATTCATCAGAAAATCTTTTCGTTGTTTTTCATTACGGATTTCTTATTCCTTCGAAGATGAGGCACGAGACTATATGCTTTTTGGTCTACAAGTTCAACTTTGGTGCATTGGCTTGGGAGGAAGTGACAGACTTGGAAGATCTTGCTGTTTTTGTTGGTGATGGCAATTCCTGGTGCATTCATACAAGCGCTATCCTTTGCAGAAGTAATTGCATCTACTTCACAGATGACAATTGGGAGTGGCAAAGGTACCCAGGAGTGGCATATGGAGGCCGTGATGTTGGAGTTTTTAGCATGGCACAGAGGGTAATCCAACGCCTTCCATTTGGTAAGGACAACCCTCGTTCTTATTCTCGACCAATTTGGGTTACACCTACGCTGCGTTTGGATGAGCTTTAGTTTATTAGTTTATCTACTTATGTACAACTTTTCAaaccttcttttcttctagGTGCCTTTGTACTTTGATTTCTCTAATACCATTGGCTTAATTGAAGAGTCCCTGACTTCTATGGTGGCCAAATACAGTTGGGCATTCTGGTTTGTAAGCAAGACAGTCTTAAACTAATTTCTAGAATGTTTATGGTTGTGATACTGTGAATTTAAGCAACTGTGACAATTTATCTTATGTTTTGGATTTGAAACAAAATCTGAAAATGCAGTTTAGATGATATTGATCAGCAAATTATTCAAAGAGAACCGTTAAAGAGTAGCAAATTAGTGTAGCTTGCTAATTGCCAACAAGCTGTTGGATTGATTTGCTTTCTTGCTTGAACATGAAACTCTGGTCTAAAGCAGATGTAACTTGCTcttctttttaacaaaaaccaaCCATCCTTCTAACATCTTCTCTAATGGCTAGAAAATGCCTTCTATCTTGATAGTGCCACCACGAATCCTTGTCATTCTTTGCAGTCATATATGGTAGATTGTAGCAGCCCAAGCAATCTTACATAGATTCATTTGGAATCTTCTTCCCTTAATCTCCTAGTGAAAGAACACAATTTGAAAACTTGTTGCCATTATGTCCTACTGAAAACACTTAAAAGTATATGGTTTCTACTCTTAATTTGGCTTCTGCAGAAAACACACATATCCCTCTTATCCCTAGCTAGCAACTCTGTATACAGTGGATAGTCTATCATTAACAGGCAACATACTAATAAATGAATGCTAGGAATATCATCAGGCAACCAAACCATTTTGTTATCAAACCAATACGGAAATTCTAGAGTTACTATGgatatttttagttttacaaaaaatttgtagagaaaaaaaaaaaaaaaaaaaaagagtacttttagttttgtaaataaagaaattagagcaaccacatcagctCGTGGAAAAGATTCTGTCTATCTTAcacaaaaaacctactttttctattttacaccatcacttttacaaaacacccacatcaatttatctattttacaagacttttcaataaaatattcattattcatcaatttttttattattttccctaatggttatacttttttaatttaaacttatattttaagtaAACTACCAACACCGGTGGCTCGGCCAATGGAGCCGCTTGTGGTGGAGGTCTGATGGCCCACCGAATTGGTGTCTCTGACCATTGTACCGCCATCACCGGTGGGCCGATTGTTGTAATAGTGTCTCCGACGACCGCCACCAAATCGATGTCTCCGATGACCGCCGTCGAATTGATGTCTCCGACGACCGCCGCTGAATCGATATCTCCGACCACCGTATTGCTAGAATCGGTGACCGAACTGATGCTGTCGAATCGATGTCTCCAATCAACagtcatatctttttttttttacccaacggtcataatttttattgttatatccaccaatcataattttgaaattcaaacggtaaattcaaacctaagtttaaacccaatggtaaattcaaacataaatttcatatttttttttaactttaaatccaatggtaaattcaaacctaaaggtcatattttttaactttaaacccaatggtaaattcaaacctaaaggtcatatttttttttaactttaaacctAATGGTAAATTCAAACAATTCAAACCTAAtggtcatattttttttaactttaaacccaatgataaattcaaatctaaagatcatattttttaactttaaacccaatggtaaattcaaacctaaatgtcattttttttttaactttaatcccaatggtaaattcaaacctaaaggtcatatttttttttaactttaaacccaatgataaatttaaacctaaaggtcatttttttttaactttaaatccaatggtaaattcaaacctaaaggtcatattttttaactttaaacccaatggtaaattcaaacctaaatgtcatattttttaactttaaacccaatggtaaattcaaacctaaatgtcattttttttttttttttaactttaaaaccaatggtaaattcaaacctaaagatcatattttttttaactttaaatccaatgataaattcaaacctaaaggtcatattttttaactttaaatccaatggtaaattcaaacctaaaggtcatattttttaactttaaacccaatggtaaattcaaacctaaaggtcaaatttttgaaattcaaactcAAGTCACATTCTTGCTCTATAAATATGatcattttctctctaatttccaCCCACTTCTACAAAATTATCTATTCCATTCggtttttgttctctcttaaTGGATTTCCATCATgacattgattttatttttccaaatgatGAGCCTCCATTTGACTcatcttctgatgatgatgagatgGAACTTACTCTAGCTATTGCCATAGAAGAATTAAAGAATGAAAGAGCATCAACATCACGTCGTCGTTCTGTTCAACCTCGCAGGTTTATCTGGCGTAATCCTTTTCAAGGTCATGATAGGCTTTTCCATGattattttgctgaaacacCAGTGTATCCTCCTAATTTATTTCGAAGGAGGTTTCAAATGAGTTGTTCTCTTTTTCTACGTATCCATTCAAGAGTTGAAGCTACTGAACCATActttgttcaaaaaagaaatgcgGCTAACACACTCGGGTTGTCTTCCCTTCAAAAGATGACCGCTGCAATCAAAATGCTTGCTTATGGAGTGTCGGCTGATTTCATGGATGAATACATAAGGATTGGAGAAACCACTGCaataaaaagcttaaaaaaaattgttaaagcGGTAGTTTCAATCTTTTCTAAAGAGTACTTGAGGTCACCAAACAACAATGACATTGCAAGGTTGTTAGCAGTTGGCCAACATCGTGGATTTCCAGGAATGCTAGGGAGCATCGACTGCATGCATTGGAAATGGAAGAATTGTCCAAGTAAGTGGAAAGGTCAATATATTGGTCATACACGTGATCCAACAATAATTTTGGAAATCATGGCGTCGTATGACCTTTGGATATGGCATGCATTTTTTGGGTTACTGGGGTCTCACAATGACATCAATGTCCTAGAGCGGTCTTCTGTATTTTCTGAGCTTGCTGAAGGGCGTGCTCCTCCGGTTAATTACTCGATAAATGGTAATAACTATTCGATGGGGTACTATCTTGCAGATGGTATATATCTATCATGGGCAACATTTGTCAAAACAATTCCAGCACCACAAGACCGTAAAAGACAACATTTTGCTTCCGCACAAGAGGGTATCAGGAAGGATGTCGAACGTGCATTTGGAGTACTTCAAGTGCGATTTGCAATTGTGCGTGGGCCTACACGTTTTTTCCACCTTGAAACGCTTAAGGACATTATGATGGCATGTATAATATTGCATAATATGATCGTTGAAAATGAGCGACATACTTACCTTGGAGCAAATGACTTTGATTATGATCAAATCAACGATAATGGACTCGAACCGGTGTCACATAATCCCACTTGTAACCTTATGCAGTTCATTGAACGTCATAATTCCATTTGAGATAGAGGAATTCATTCTCAACTTCAAGCAGATCTCGTTGAGCAACTATGGCAACTACAAGGCCAGTTGTAGGAATTTgtaattctaaatttctaagcATTACTACTTTTATTTAATGTGAACCTTCgttggaatttgaaattttctaagttTAATATTACTAAGTttccaaaaaattgagacaaCAAAAGGTTGTATATAAGTTGACAAACCCTTAGGTAAGTTTGCCAACTCAAGTTTAGTTGTAAACTTACACTAGACACTATCCTGATCATTGGTCATTTTTAACACAACTGTAGCTATTCAACAAAGCTTATTTGCTTAGTAAATCAGTATATGTAGCCTAAAGCAAACACCTTTTCTACCATACATTGACATTCTATACCTAATACTTCATTTGATAAAAGTCCATTCATAATTTATAgttattcaataatttaaaacacaGCAGAACAATAATGTAGAACTATGCagaacaataatttttctttctttatctcaAACAGGGGTATTTAACCCCTTGCTAACAGCAGAAAAATAATGCAGAACTATGTAGAAAATCATGTCTGCAGAATttagaaaaataacattatgcagaaaaataacattatgcaAGTACAGCCACCTGTTGagaaagtgcagaaaaataacactatgcagaaaaataacattatgcagaaaaataacacaatgcaagtgcagaaaaataacacaaTGCAAGTACAGCCACCTGTTGagaaagtgcagaaaaataattatgcagaaaaataacactatgCAAGTACAGCCACCTGTTGagaaagtgcagaaaaataattatgcaaaaaaataacaCTATGCAAGTACAGCCACCTGTTAagaaagtgcagaaaaataacattatgcagaaaaaataaCACCAAGCAGAAAATAACATTATGCAAAACAAtaacattatgcagaaaaataacattatgcagaaaaataacattatgcagaaaaatgacaCAATGCAAGTACAGCCACCTGTTGAGTAAGTGCagaaaaatagcatatacaacTAATAAAATCAACAACCAATAAAATAGCATATTTACATTCAAATAACATTTACAACCAATAAAATCAACAAGTACAACCACTTCAACAGAGACATTGCTTCACCCAAAACAGAATGACAAGAACAGAATCacaaattaaattgaataatcAAGTACTATTGTTCGTGCACAatacaaaatttacaacattGCATCTATTTCCTTGCACAAGTGaagactaaaaaaatatatctaacaTGATTAGAGATTGAATAATCATGTTCCTTGCACAAGTAAATACTACAAAAGAGATGTCTAACATCAAATCATCTATGTCAACTATGTGCTAGTATCTTTGCACTATACAAGAAATTACTTGATTAGATATTGTCAATAATAATATTCCATTATGATGTATATTTAGACCTTAACCTCTCCAAGATTTTCAAATGACGTAGACGAATATATTCTTTTTACTCAAGATCCATGGTTCTTGTATATTTCATCATAAGTTCATCTtccattttcctcttttctacTTCATTCTTCTCTTCCTTGATACAAATCAACTCTCTTCGTTCTTCGGATGCAATGCGCATTGCCTCTCTTCGTTCTTCGGATGCAATGCGCATTGCCTCTCTTCGTTCTTCGGATGCAATGCGCATTGCCTCTCTTCGTTCTTCTAATGCAATGCACATactttcctttttctcctcatgcattcttctcttttcttccttgATTTCATCCAATTGGGAGGAAAGTGTTGGGACCACGTCATcacaattctttcttttctttaatttctcctTTTCGGCCTTCTTGCCTATGGGTCTCTCCAAGGTTTCGCCTGAGTTCATCTCATCATTATCTTCATCTACATTTATTGAGCTTGCAAAGGTATGACAAGATTGTGTGGCTGGTCGTGTGGCTGGTTGTCTTGTGCGGGCCTTCAAACTATCTCTTAGAATCAACCACTTAGCTTCATTCCTCAAAATTCTCCAACAATGTTCCAATTGAAATGCATTTTTGCAATTAATTTGATACATAGCTTTTGCATCTTCAAtctacaaaagtaaaaaattgaaaataatgagAATCATAAAACTAAAAGTGTTTTGATGTACAATACATATTAGATGTTGAGTTGAAATACCTTGTCATACTCAGTTTTACTACTTTCATTCCGGTTCTCAATTTGGGCCAAGCATCCACAAAACTTGTTGGTTTCCCTTTGAATTGTTGACCACCGATTATTTAAAGAATCCTTGGTGCGGTTAAATTTCTTGTCATTGTGGAAGGTAGACCGAATTCTCTCCCAAAATGTTGTGTGTTTTTGGTCCGTCGATGTCACAGCATCTAAGCTAACATTGAGCCACGCCGACACTAGCTTAATGTCTTCATCTATGGTGAAGTTGATTCCTCATTGACCTCTCTtagtagttgatttttttgcaATGGGGAGTATAGATTGTCCCATTTCAACTTGGGGTGGAGATTGATGGACATTGACGTCTGAATGCGGAGTGGACATCAAATTACTActgtcaaaagactcaaaacctTGTTCATTGTCTTGTAAAATGTCAAGGAAGaagggattttgattttgtgagtCCATCACCTAACAAACACCAAAGTAATTTAGAAGCAGCACTAATaagcaacaaaattaaaaacaaaaaagaaaaggcattgTTTAACATAGACTTAAGAGTATAACTcgctaaaaacacaaaaaacaccaaCCGTCCCCATTGACACATGATCCATCCATGTCTAAAATACTAACATTATCAACAAAACTCTCAGCTCTCAAGTAAAACTCATATGCATTTGTACTTATATTAATACAGAATCAAGGAAACTCACAGCCAATACAACAACCAAAATTCATTTAACTGCACAGAATTAATCAAATTCCACAATCACAACCAAGCACCCTTATGGTCTAATTCATTGACCAATTCATGtacaaacacaagaaaatcaaacctCAAAACAACAGAATTGAGAGCATGGAATTCAACCATAGAAATAATGAGTATTCAACCTCAAACCTCAAACCTCAAACCTCAAACACAAGATAAAACCTAAAACCTCAAACCTCAAAAAATCAAACCTCAAACCTCAAACACAAGATAAAACCCACATGGAATTCAACCTTAGAAATAATAAGTATTcaacagaattcaaaaataaatcaaaatttaaaccgATTTCCCACAAATTATTCTCAAATGAAGAACTAAAAAAAGactaattttatcaaatttggcttgcaaaagagagacagaaagaCAAGTAGTTAGCTATACTGTTTGCAACCTATATGATTAGTcctagaataaaaataaaaaattaaagattagtCCTAGATTAAAATTACTCCACAGGCAGAGACATACTAGGCTATTCTTTCATGGCCAACAAACAGTATATGTTTCTCAAGTATATCccaaagaaattgtaaaatgaATATCAAGATTATCTTCCACTAAATGTTCAAATAAAACAGTTTTTTTCACCAGTTGAACATCCAAATACATAAATAGCAAAACTCTAGACAGAACTGAGAGCATCTTTTACCTCTAAGTAGTGGGTGTCCAAGTCCACAGCTGCCCGTTGCTCAGGAGATTTGGCCCGTAAGAAACGGATTGTAACGGATAAAGTTTTTAGATCAAGttgcaagaaacaaaataatttgagcATCTTTTTGAGGAATAAGTTACTTGCAAAATTAAGTAACCGaacataataaatttatatcGTTGagaattttacaataatttatcgctacaataatttatatagttttctcattaaaacatAAGAAAACTATGAACATCAAATGGAGCAAGGGGGATAATGTCCCCAGGTAAGTATTCAACCCAAAACTGAAGTTCTAGCCCAACCCGAGAGTCCACCAAATCAGCACAGGGAAAACAGCATAGGGAAAATAGTCTGAAAGCTAAGTATATAACTAAGTAGTTTATAACTAAGTATATACCCTGTTCAATCAATCCGAAAACAGGGGAGAAATAGAAatttaatacaattttaaaaactcCAAATTCTTCAAACACTCCCTACACACGGGGAAACTAATCCATATCAAAAGACATAAAATTTAATCCCCCTGAActctaaaataatcaaatataaatacacACAAAACCTGAAATGCtaataaattccaaaaataactaCAGGTGTGCTCCAAagaatccctaaaaaaaaaccctaaaccagaaaaaatttgaaacaagaaacccccaaaaaaattagtttagagaaACTCCCAAGAATCTTGATTGAAACCAAAAAACTCTAAAATCTCAATGagaaaaacccataccttttttaGAGAAATCAGCCCCAACGTCTGTCAATAGAGAAGATTTTGTCCGTCAATTGATCCACCCTCCTCACGTAACTGTAAAACTCCCAAACCGATCACATTTTATTTCCTGTGGTGATGAGAATGAGCAAAAGAATTCGGACTGTAATATGAGAGGAAGAACTCAAGAGGGAGAGGGAAGCTGAGACCTGAGAGAGGCGTTGGTGTGCTtagtgagaggagagagaaaaaaaagagcgaAAATGAGGTTTTTATTATACtgtacaaataatattattttaagggaTAAACGGGCTACAgtgcccgtgtaaatttacacgggtaTTGTAACTCATTGAAAATTATAGATGGGTTTACATGATTTTAAATGGACTGATGTAGTGtgttttttgcttcaaaatatgtaaaaatagtcaaaatgtgtattttataCATTTATAAAATAGCTGGTGTGAATGCTCTTACTCCGTATAAGATAAAAAGAAACATTTGGATAATAATATATACAAGTACGCAAATTTTCAAGTGGGTCATCCGTACATACAGTACACATAAACCGGAGAATATATAATTCACACTAATATTCTGCTAGTGTTATAGCTTATAGGAAAACTTAACTATGAAGGTAATTGGAAATTGGCACCCAATGACATGTATCAACTTTCCACCCAATAGGACATTGCTTAGTTTCTTAATTCTTGGGGTCTAAACagacttttttggagtactctGTTTCTTTCactatctttttaattcttGAGGTTCAGTTGTCAAAATTACTATAACATGTTCAATTCCATCACGAGGGCTGTCAGTGCTTTAACATCGTAAGTTTATTTTACTCTCTGTATATGTTTGAGAATTTGCTTATTTTTGGTAACTTATTTACATAGTATTTACAAATTGTCATCAGCTTTCGCCATTCATTGGCTGCATTGTTGgttgttaaatatatataaaaaatgaatctTCTGTAAATTTTCAAGATTTATAAAAGATGTCACCATCCTTTAATTTCTTGCTTATCATGCAATAAAAGTAATCACAATCAAACTAAATGGACGttaattttttggtaaaacaCTAATCATCATAGTCTCATGTGTAATGATGTCTCTCTACCCTAGCCTTGATTCCTTAACCTTTATTGTAAGTGATCCATGCTTCAATTTGACACAAGTATTCATACATATCCTGGTTAAGGATTCTGAGGAATTTCCCGCTTCGAGCTTTGCACTACTTTCTTCTTGAGTTTTGCAATTTTCTCCTTGATAAAACTCTCTGCTTTGTCTACAATATTCACACAATTGAACAACGATAAACAAAAAGAGTGGGAATGTGTAAGAATAATGTAAACTAGCCGCGAACCTGCGTGTTgcgcatgataattatttttatggtggttttattaaattttttttttacaatttaaactaatctaataatgagttatatatttcgtaattatatttttatttattataggaacaatcataaatgtaatataggagcaatccaaaacatcaaaaaaaatgtaaactaaaaaaaattaataaaacttaacaatgattaattgaaccaatattaggataaaattttgtttttgataatctattaaggttattttctttgtagaaattataatttcaaccgcccaaaacatattatcaaataaaaaattattagcaaaatctaagaattaaattcctatacatgcattgttataaaataataataataaaaataaaattgcaaaagttaaaatttgtcacctatccaattattttcgtttggctaacctttgcttttctttaaataaatggcatgatagagtacttctaatacaactattaagagtactttgtccaccacaaagaattagaaaataaacaaaaattagtaaagtctcatagtttaacatctaaattgagcactataaaaaatcatgctatataacagaataaataccaaattatccaaattatgctatataatagaataatattatatttttatatgctatatttaattctttagaacacaataggataacattttacaatcaaagagaataaaaaaaataattaaaaaaaaaaaacaacaacaatttaaaaaactaaactaaatcacaatttaaaaaacaaaactaaatcgcattaacccaaaatagagttttaaagaatataaaaaattatcaacctaaagtagagatgcaagaaaaataaaaaataaaaacccaccaaaaaatttatagagagagagagagagagggaaccttttttttttttttttgtgaggaaaaactatgcataaaatagaagagatagtgacaaatttatagtaagatgatgtgaataagaagagacaaaaataaagaaagatgaagggaaagaggaggaatgatattaatgtggagggtagtggggagacgaaaaggtaagggaggaagaaagattgaagaagtagtggggagataaaatggtaagggagagagaTAGGTTGgaaaagtgtaaatatttaaaaaaatatatattaaaaacaattataagaaaattgaaaaaaaaaaaaaaaaaaaaaaacccaaaagcttgaaaggcttcaatgtagtttttttttttttccctttaagctgaaaaggctcacacaaaaccctaaaactgaattgaaaaggctttgggttgggcttgatagtcgaactaaataaataagagttaggctggattaattatacaaatttattatagggtgatagtggaagtaaataaataagtagtaggctgcatttatagggctaaaaattgtaaaaatcattttaaaattatgggacaaattatattttaaaagagaaaagaaaaaaaagaatgatgtgGCAGCTGATTTAGCGCAACGTGAGAGTagcagcattaaacgctacgctttagcttttagtaatatatagatatagattaaaATTGTGGCTAAATTAGAACTTTTCTTCCTTGGAATTGTGTTCACATAGCTTCTCAAGAATTCTATATCTTGATGGATTTGTACTAGTTATTATTACTCAATATTATCATGCCTAAATCCTTTTGAGCAagctttcaatatttttatggTAAAgataaagacaacaaaattcaatttaaagttgtattaaaagtgaagtaaaaatttcaaaatctattAGTTGATTTTAATCATCCAAATTTAAATTCACGTCCCAATCCTGCTATAACGCACCAAATAGTCAAATTGAAGTCTTTAAGATTGTAGTTAATCTAttggttgtttgtttttacCAATATTGGCTCCCCAATTTTAGTTCCTTAACTTGTAGAGTAACTTACTTGAATGAAGGCAGTAGCAGACATTGGCTATGCATTCTCCACTAATTGCATGCTCCAAATTGACGCAAGCAAAGCAAATAGACACCGCATAACTTGAACTCCATAACTGCTCTGGCATTCCTGACCCAGTAATGTTTTGCTGGTCAATATGTAGTATCCTGGATAGTATTCTACAATTGTACCACatttaaagaaaagataaagaaagagagtgatCGGTAAATACGTATGCTTCCCTTGCATTACGGCATAAATAGGATAAAGTTTTCATTCTatagcttaaatttttttttttttttttgaaaccattctatagcttaaaatttaaacactgg
The sequence above is drawn from the Quercus robur chromosome 7, dhQueRobu3.1, whole genome shotgun sequence genome and encodes:
- the LOC126691377 gene encoding uncharacterized protein LOC126691377, which translates into the protein MISILLTDLEFEMIRRYAECFWLKNGLGSNAQSELPPEVVREIVNRLHTFQDFIAAAGVSRTWRSVCLSISRRTQLPCLMLSETPSTDMRHFFSLCDNNRYQLQLSEVQGKRCWGSPHGWVVTLGPDYETHLLHLVKRVQIPLPPLNTIRTLAATEEWFCLVHKFILLNDSSQDSSLLVIAIFGPVNRLAFARVAFDRGGEEVALNRRGQGQWAIVTNPDILKFNDVACFNDQLYGLCDNGKLVCLELDAPLAAEIQVIAPQPSEEEVGMPQKLYLMNSSENLFVVFHYGFLIPSKMRHETICFLVYKFNFGALAWEEVTDLEDLAVFVGDGNSWCIHTSAILCRSNCIYFTDDNWEWQRYPGVAYGGRDVGVFSMAQRVIQRLPFGKDNPRSYSRPIWVTPTLRLDEL
- the LOC126691378 gene encoding uncharacterized protein LOC126691378, which gives rise to MDFHHDIDFIFPNDEPPFDSSSDDDEMELTLAIAIEELKNERASTSRRRSVQPRRFIWRNPFQGHDRLFHDYFAETPVYPPNLFRRRFQMSCSLFLRIHSRVEATEPYFVQKRNAANTLGLSSLQKMTAAIKMLAYGVSADFMDEYIRIGETTAIKSLKKIVKAVVSIFSKEYLRSPNNNDIARLLAVGQHRGFPGMLGSIDCMHWKWKNCPSKWKGQYIGHTRDPTIILEIMASYDLWIWHAFFGLLGSHNDINVLERSSVFSELAEGRAPPVNYSINGNNYSMGYYLADGIYLSWATFVKTIPAPQDRKRQHFASAQEGIRKDVERAFGVLQVRFAIVRGPTRFFHLETLKDIMMACIILHNMIVENERHTYLGANDFDYDQINDNGLEPVSHNPTCNLMQFIERHNSI